ctaaggtgtgatgagcatctgaaactcttcccacactgagtgcatgtgaatggtttctctccagtgtggatccttatgtgttgattaagggatgatagttggttgaaactctttccacactgagtgcatgcgaatggtttctctccagtgtggatcctcatgtgtagttTAAGGGATGATGGgcggatgaaactcttcccacactgagtgcatgtgtatgatTTCTCTCCAATGTGgctcctcatgtgtagattaagataGCCTTTTTTTCTAAAACTCTTTTCACACTGAGTGCAGGGGAAATGATTGTTgtctccccttttcaaaatatcatcagtctgtaaatgagttttttcctcaattttgacatgatgttcctcctctttactcccctcattctcttcagTTAGgtctgaaatattaataataaaaaacattaagtcttaaaaactctcattaAGACCTGAAAAgtaaaaagacactggaaacattggctacacacactatAATTTTGATacacattaaaatgtaaaatcaatCAGATCACACACACTCTGGTCAAAGTTACTCCCTTTTCGTTtcattcatggctgttttttctccattggcctctattttaacaacatttttttgattgcaaatccatgacagcatataatcatgcatttgtgattgttggtgttttctgTGATGACAGTCAACATTGTTTAGTCGGTCTTCACCCATGAGACAGCAAAAGGGAAATGGGTGAGAGTTAAAAAGGAAGAGGAGGAGTTAAAGAGGGCAGCATTATGTGGTGTGCGGAAGAAAGAGATTTGGGCCCCGTTTATACTactacgttttagttttaaaactgtgttttataattaaaacgatccatgtccacactagcgtttctgaacagctctcagtctacattaaaactgtgaaaagtacatcacatgaccacacacacaccctctggcatgcgctgcagcatatctacccagatgagagctgtgctcgtcgaactgttcatcaaggatccaccgctggatctaatctcactatatttgttaaacatgatatttaattcatcttgtggTCTATATCTTACCACATATTCCCTGACCTCGCTTTTtcgaatctattacttgttctcaggtaacgtgttttatggctgagcgcaaagataagtgtTATGGTCTCAGAAAACCGTAAACTTGGTTGATAGTATTGGCTGGATGGCAATGTATGCTTTTCATAATAGATATGTTTCTATGGAGTTAaggtgacatctagtggttgatGTCAGTAGCAGAAGTTATTGTCTTAAGTTTTGGTTTCATTGTAGTTCGGCAAAGACATGTGGCATGGCAGTTATTCAGCAGCTTCTTCCGACAAGCAAACTGTGCCAACAGTGTAGTTTAAAGAGGGCAATACCCTGTGTTTTTTTGTATGATTACATAAATACAATGGGTTTTCTGTCAAAGAATGTTATTAGTTTGTATAATTGATTGTTAATGTCAGCAGAATTTATTGAGTTGACGTGGCTGCTAAATGATAACGCATACTGTGCAAGAGTTATGTGAATGTAAaagctatttatttgtgtttcacactttttacaagtaaaaagaaataaagaatggGAAAAGGAAGGATCTGCAAACGTCATCTGTAATTCTTTGTAAGATTTTCATGTTAACTGACTGGATAACTAAGCAGCCAGCCTAAGTGAGGCCACTacaataagttaataattaatgtaaccacgtacattctatATAATGACTGATTGCTTCcctttattttctataatgtataaacctattgtacattatacttttataatggccattgttgattattaaaactgatattcagcaaaagagagggtatgttttgtattttcaatgagaCTGAAAGGAGACAGTAATGTTacaggctccgttttgttataaatatgcatacagtgaagacgACACTCATGTTgcacgcctcaacatttctgctgtccgttaagttgttaatatcaaaatgaaaatagcagttccttaaattatgttttcattttattgttaaggtATACAATGTACATATACAGGATGGTGTAAATAAGGTTATAAAATACACTCTATCCTTTGAAGATTTACACGACTTGTcctcgggagtctgttttccatatcaaaattgcgaagtctgaacttacaaggaaagtATGCAGGACTGATCtatgggcctactcacactatgccatccgttccgtgcccaggcccgtttcctggatcgtttgagaagtgtgagtgcgctgaatcaggctcaagcacagttcacttggccggccctggcccggttggaagaggtgtgcctgagcgcggttcacttgggctttggcgcagtatgcttgtgtgtgagtgcaaaacgcgccaaagcccgaaactgaaagcgagacatgactgtttcatatggatttattaatcattcttactgttcagtgaacgcaaactgccgtagtttattaaagacgcaaacccctcactgcacgacagctgcgcgccttcaagaatgtgtttttaatagaaatattctgtaaactgaatttatgaatgttaaaaacagtagattactggcaaccacagctacCGATATTTATCCGTAAaatcaaaaaaggaaaaaaaaaaaaaaaacagcaaaaaaaaaaaagaatgtaagcagttttctctgggtgctccggtttcctccacaagatCAAAGACActctgtataggtgaattgggtaagctaaattttccatagtgtatgtgtgtgtgtgggtttttcccagtgacgggttgcacTATAAacgctctggaggtcattaataatataatagcatTAATACTAAAACGGTAAAGGCAttttgaatgaccaaaacaacattttagaagttttacagtgtgctcagcctactggtttgtccattcacacacattttcatcatcataaaaTCTTTTATAACAAATCTTTTTTAATGCTCAAACTGGAATTACAatggtaactgactctgagttaaagttacctctctttcagaaacaggcttaaCTTGCCCTGCTATCtccagtttgacaaacctgccattttgaaacagaaaacccagagtttccctcatttcagggttaaaatactttgagttttcacttaacctcctttttGAAACGGGGCCCTGATCTCATATGCTATTATTTTAGAACTTAATTTGCCTATTGGAGAAATTGCcaagaataataaacagcagaaaacggtcacactacttgctctacaaacaagtgtgttcatgactatacatacaaggaaaaataataaaattagaaaatatgactttgcaacatcaagcagcattaggcatgggccagtatgagattctgacggtatgataagctTGAATGAAAATATCACGCTTTCACTgtactgtgattactgctctaaaatatatacttataaatgtctgggttaaaaacttaaacttttcccactttgaacacaatatattttcatttgagaaacttttacaatattttggggcagtaaacatgtcaggctgaataattctaatgaatcattgacttctgctgtcttcatttgtttcagaaacacagatttctttacaacaatttaaaacggcaaattttaatatcttttctgctggagatacagtTGTCCTGAAAAacctaaaacaaaaatgtaaaaaaaaaaaacatccataaacCGTAGGAATGGTACAGCAGAAAATATTGGCAGTTTTTCAAACCTcggcttttttatttatatgcctaagcagcataacactgtttttaggatctaaatatttattctttaaaaagcaaaaagattccaatggcggcgcctgctggtacgtgaagaatatggtcaatactgacgaACTTTACACTCAAATGTACACTCaaatatcatcagcatgctgtaatccatttcttaagaagcaaaagtcatttttagactagtttgttggccagttgtagttgTAGTTAGTGCactgctaaacgttattgttccactataatttgttttgtctcacgtcgtcccacagcaacatcatatagtttagaatactgtacaatgtttaaaataattaattattttagtccatttcattcagcatatttaaaatcAAGGTCATCCACGatttctgacatactttaaatcagggtttctacagtTGTCACCAAgttcattttaagacatttttaagaccattatgaatgaaattttagactaaggaattttttaaatggcccagatgaaaaagatttttatttgtcctatcaaaaaatatttcaatataaaatatttaataatacaataataaaaatgatattgaaatattttagatatttcttagcaaaagatcttaaatattgtgtaaaaacaagagagctctaCTTGTATTCACacacttttttccaaaataaactttctttaaaataaaaaacaaattaacaaatgttttaaaaaaatttcaaactataataaaataaatatatgcataacAATCtgtccaggggtccgttcttcgtaggtgaattactcagttagctggatttgtttattgacgatttgacatgatccaggatcatttcgttcttcaaaagtGATcggagagttgttgtcatggcaacagttctggtagctcaaacctgatcgggagcaggttcaattcatataaacaggattagatcgggtcagttcaagctaaGATGATACAGAAAgcatgtaccgaattctgatattttcttacagtagtagttatatacacttggaaaaatagtaaatattttttaactatgtaTATAAAGTTAGaaccaataatacatttatgcagtcataaacatgttttgacatttaatatgacggtgatttgattcagatgatgtcattacgctgctgtgcaatcagccaatcgttgcattgctgatcatgatttcgaggatcgatagatctgtccttcacaacacaagcaGCGATCTCAGGTCAGTTCATCCAggcattttaatctgattcacaaacttgtttgaagaaccaaattagcgagagatcagttatcaagattaaaagattcagGATCTgtcaaataatcttagatcatttaagcgagctacaaagaacagaccccaggtcgATGTCTTAAGCAGTCCataccattatgataaatagagtcaaaaatgtccttttttaattaaaaagttgaaagttttattgagatgtattgttggtgattgtatgggttttggccagtttgggtaacaaaacatgaacaaaagaaaatgaagacttgttaaaaataagatttaagacctacaacaaaatatttcagttaatttaagacattttaagaccccgcagaaaccctgtttaaacacaatagccctggtaattagttattataataatgtagttCTAACTcggatactatctgtgagaactagaaacaagtactagaaacaagtttaaacccataaagaagttgatgaaaaaaaggTAAATGTGATCAACATGACATATGCAAATTggaagtactaagccaacactgtaatagcagatatcttctatgagaatactgtagatcaaatatcgtcagcttagttaaacatttatttttaatttattgtttttatttgttttatatagcgccagtgttcaaggacactttacaatcAGAAGGAGATCAAGAAGAGCAATAaacttaagaaggtagagaaaatggaagactaataatacataaaagaatgacaaaataaatgagaacaagtaacaagaaatgaactcattcctgtctttcaatgagtgcttatgtgcatttaggagaactaggcagcacactcagggctgaaagatggatttaatttagtattcttattattaaaatatatctgaatgaggatcaaatgactgagttggtctttgagtatgaaaaccaacctgtttgttcttgcagatcttcctgtttgactgtaaatgtttcttcaatcttcacatcttcactctcctctttaataaacgccatctttataacagtgtggagatcagtcgcttcagcaggagtttttctctgtgtttggacactttatcctgtataaaattaataaaacaataaaaatgttctgttaaaataaataaaacaatgaacagaaacaaaataacttcttttaaacacttgcttcaacagtttctttatatttgagtcattaacaaaaagaaatcaggtaagtcAGAGCAAGAGACATGAGCTGTTCAAAACTAGTACTCCATGTCTTATATAGTGATGTTtacttagaatggaatgacattacgctatttaataaattaaaccttcagtCAAACACTTATTACTCACATCTctgttgctttattcaaacaatagccctcattactgtgagtaaatAGTACTTCGTTGTATAAAAGGTCaaaatattgtcaacagcaggtacataatttagcatcgaatgaaaacctgaaactttaatcaattgCTTCTTATTTAtgtaaacgttttaaaacacAAACCTTTGTATCTAGCGCAagagcggcgcagccttatgacgtcataCGCCAcggcaaaataaaagtcttttattttgtttagcttttttgccacttactgttgcagtcatgacttattgatacatttctccctcgttttcAACTTTacacttgctctctctctctctctctctctctctctcacacacacacacacacacagacacagatatTCAGTTTTTGAAGTTCATCAAAactttaatataaacattttaagacaacTTTGAAAAACGTTTTAAGgtcattatcactataaagtgccgttgagactttaaaataaaaaaaagtttaagattTTAATTTCACCACATAGTTGTTATATTACTTAGACCTTAGGCTGTAAGAAATgaatgttggtcaagctcctgcACTTTTTACAAATAATCTGCAAGCTAAAACAGCGAACAAACCTCAAATTGTGTCAGCCCTGTCAAGGACAAATTCAAAGTAGTATAAGTATATCTTCATTTCAGTGggattattaaatgtatattttcagaaAGGTCATGTGTCCTTTTACCAACCCAACTTTAtagattatgaaaaaaaaagtctatttataataatgaaacctgacacaaaacattgatttacaaataaaatatgcacattcttttcaaaataaaacccaaGATCTAAAACATTTTATCAAACTTACAAACAATATTAACTGGCCCTTATTGGTTTATCAAAAAATCACTCAAGATGTTTTGCTGAGGTTATAAACAATTTGTTCATTTTCATAAAATTTGAACATGACTTTAGAAAGGAAGATGACGGGGTGGACATTGGCATGACGGTGGACAAAGGCTTTATTTAGTGAACTAAATATGGAGGAACATTTGAAAACAACAGgtacaacaacaaatattaaagGGTTCAAGTAAAAGGATTGTAAACGTTTTCAAGAATTCAACTTCTGTTTTCACTAATACTGCAAACAACTGAGCCACTTTGCCACCTCTTCTGTTATCAATTAGGTTTattcaaaatgcaaaataatgggaaaataaacaattattgtcCTTCAAATGACATTTGCTAatgaatgtaaattaaaaaaaaaaaaaaaaaaaattatatatatatatatatatatatatatatatatatatatatatatatatatatatatatatatatatatatatatatatatattggaggaGTGAAGGGAATGTTGGAAGCAACTCAAGTTTAACACCTtaataatactgttttttttttttttttaataaggtaAATAATTACAGATGTTCACATAAATGTACAAATACTTATGGTTGTAGTTTTATTTCAAGCAGTCAATGAGTTCTATTATATGGACTTTAAAAGGATATCCTTAATATAGACTGAGACAGATTTTGCCAAAAGGTTTGTCTTGTCTACTCATGAATTGCATCTACtggcgcagtgtgtgtgtgtgtgtgtgtgtgtgtgtgtgtgtgtgtgtgggtgggtgggtgtgtaagtgttataacataaaacatttactaattaacaatacaatattaaataaagaattgaataaataaagtgTCAAAAACAATGCATATGTTCAAAGTGTTTCCTAGtaatggtgaaatgaagctttctgaaccagtgaagtgCTCGAcccaattgtatcggaaaaaggttcgttactcgaaactttctaaatcagagctcgatgaggacctcttctgttTAAAGTGTGGGAAAGAACTGTGTTGCAATAATGtaaaatgttcacaactgaccaactcattcatgtagtaatacaacaacagtaatataaacaaattactcaattactgtttactgtttatgtttttacacatAAGGTATTTACATTACACCACCgatgactgtagtaaaatccaaaATATTCAAAACTATTTACATTTATCGTATTCCGACTAGTCTTTCACCCACCCACTCATTCCAAGCGGGGATCGAACTAGCGATTCCTGCATGGTAGGCAAATGCTCTTGGAGGAGGCTATGTAATTGATGCTTTTGGGCTGCACTCGCCAGCTGGCCTCCATTTAACACTATACTGTGATATGTaggggttttctttaaagatagttgtaaaaaaatatatactaatacactttagtatggttcaaaacttttttactataaattactgttttaaatgaacagtgttttaaattaattattggtGTGTGGGaccggtgcagtgctttgaaataGCAGAAATGCAAGTAATCGACGCCTAATCTcttgctatacactttactaacccatgagggtgtttaaacctttgaatcaaaattcgtaGCAGTCACATGGgtataggcgaaaatgaagcttcggacgtcactgatcacatGATGATGCCAAAACAAAGCAAGCTCCGGTACACTACTTTACTGCgagatgtattgttttttttttaaacatac
The Danio rerio strain Tuebingen ecotype United States chromosome 4, GRCz12tu, whole genome shotgun sequence genome window above contains:
- the LOC137490844 gene encoding uncharacterized protein, with the translated sequence MAFIKEESEDVKIEETFTVKQEDLQEQTDLTEENEGSKEEEHHVKIEEKTHLQTDDILKRGDNNHFPCTQCEKSFRKKGYLNLHMRSHIGEKSYTCTQCGKSFIRPSSLKLHMRIHTGEKPFACTQCGKSFNQLSSLNQHIRIHTGEKPFTCTQCGKSFRCSSHLSEHMKMHTGEKPFTCTQCGKSFSFSSHLKEHMRIHTGEKPYTCTQCGKSFYCSTHLNQHMRVHTGEKPYKCTQCGKSFSQLSHLNNHTRLHTGEKPFSCTQCGKSFYCSSHLNEHMRVHTGEKPFTCIQCGKSFTQTSSLNVHKRIHTRQKPFTCS